The genomic region tACCCAtctacttcattatttacataggccttctagtcttgtcttcactttgatgcttggtcattagattcgatcaatttagctccattttgccatgaaaatgcaaggtttgcattcctctcctaccaaggaaacaaaacctcaaagaatatgcaaaacgaaagactaaagatagtaaatgacccaattatgcactaaaaagcctaggaacaaggctaattcggggactaaatatgctcaaatattggtcacatcagacGTCCGTCCTTACATCAGGACAGGCTTCCCTATATTTAGGACGGGCGCCCCTACCCTTAGCCCGTGCGTGCTACCCCCAGGACGCTGGAACTAAGCTCCAAGATTGTCTCTTCACAGCTCCAGGACGCACGTCCTGCTCAGAGGACTTGCAAGGAGTTAGTCATGTTTGGTGGGCCTAGCCTTCATTTAAACCCATAAATAACCCTAAAGCTTacttactatatatacccctaTTTTATATAGAGGAGATGAAGCCTCTTTAGTTTAGATTAAGCCTTTTTAGGAGTAGATTAAAATAGAATgagtctttaatcattccacaaattgcactttaatctgtcattaattatttctcaaacaatcttaGATCTAGCTTTGTAATTGAAGAATTATTGGGTTTGCGTTAAgaaattgacaactcttcatcattaatTAGAGTTTTTTTCCATTATTCTTCCAATTTCCTTTGTTAaattcaagttatttatatttggaTCACTTGGGTATAtatttgaagactaagtgacaagtctcCGCATCTTTATTCaaggtttttttttgtgttcatctttactttccaagttggtaaccttcttaatccctctttatttacttgttaatctcttgttttattaccttacttaatcatcatgttcatttgtgttgtgatgtttgacaccattgctagcatattaatcgtgatgtgtagtgagtagtcttctagctagggttagtgggggattagaggagtaattatggaataaatcattgcttaatgagttcatatgaatgcttgcttattgtactttcaacttatgcacatgttatgtttgatgaaatgcttgattgacaacctagcatgattctcttatcttttcaacaatacttgtaagatataagctaAATTAAGGCTtgctagaccatgcatatagttgaataaggAGAACCAAGTcaatgtaggtgttgtaaagttttgATCAACTCagctccgagacctaagtctctctaggaattgtaagacataagctaactcgattccaacaataataatttcttgcatctatgtgactcatttatgttatcttaccatgattcccctatgatcccatgacaccctagtgtctttaatcatttgtttatatcTCCATTTCTATTTACTTACCTTGctcttcatttgtttacatttccttgtcgtagtttagaacacaacctcAAATCCATATAATCGTGACACTTGCACAACTTAGAATAGATTGACTTAGGacccaaaacacaccgtcccgtggatcgacccgaCTTAGCCAcgtactagttgtttgttgagaatataaatgtgtttgattgagtgaacaacgatTCGCTCACATCACCACGTAAGCCCGATTCCTATCGTGGTTCCCGTCTCGTTTGCATAGACCAACCCACTTGACTAATTACACTctaattaatcacattaatcaatcaATCTAAATTTTCATGAGTAATCAAGGGTGATTTCATTTGGATAGTTCGAGTTAACATTAAAGTCGATTTAGTTAATCTGGCGATGCTAACATGCAAGTATGAGGGTTTAAATCCCATTTAATATTGTTGTTAtcgtttttatgccttttttttttttacgtatgTACATCATATAATGCCAAATCACCTTTTAATCTTTCATAAAAACCAAGCTTTAAATCTGAATTAAGCAATTAGACCATGTCAGACGCCAAAAGGAAACGCATCAAGTGATGCGCCGTTTAGAAGGATAGCAACATCTGTTGCGCCCCTTCTAACAGGTTGCTCTGATCGCTTGTTCATTCATTCTTCTTGGGTTCCTTGCCTAATTCCTTTTTGATCCGAGGATCTTTCAGATCCGAGGAAGACCTGTTTTCCTTTTTATTACCAATTCTTTCTTTTAtagttaattaattttaatgttttaatcTTGATTTACAATAAGTCGATTTGGATTACTAATAATCGATATTAGTCGATTCAATACATTTTAAATCGTTAAACTTTGCACTAACAGGCTTTATAATCAATATTAGATCCCTTGGTCCAGTTTTTGTAAATTAAAATCTAATTCTTTCATCTCTTAATCTAATTCTAAACAAATCAATTCCATTTTTTTCAAATATCGTTCTTTTAAACATTAGTAATCAATACTAAGCGGTTTTAAGATAGATCCTTCACATTTATTTCATAAATCCTTTCATATTACTTTCAACATTCTTTTTTATAATTAATCCGTAAATAAAATCGATTTCGTAAATTAATTAACGTAAACACCAAACATGTCTAACTGTCACAGTCAGAACCTGCGCAGAAAGAAAGTAATGGTTGCtgctgttggagtatgtgtcctcgacaataatgcgatcacatgtttaaatctcatattaagaatactaaagggaatgtaatattttattgtcaactgatccacattaattgataatgattggctgactagagtttgacattactgtcgtatgacagtggtgatcagttgatcccttaaggtcatacctttagggaaacattcttaattgattaattaattaattgcatgacgatacaagttaattaattccttaaaattgaacaaatgattttgtgagtgataatacgtatcttattgtaattcgattaaataagattcgtactaagtaattaaattgttttattacttaaggtttatttattgtttatgaaacaattaaaataaagaatgaattgtttattatataTACAAGTACTTGTGATATATAATTCTAtcacccattttaagtaattgtaattgtgaattactagttaatttttgtatgtgatttattttgttaatataatgatttttaatttgataAAAATGCATTTTTTAattaacatgtctagtaacacgtccaatatgtcacattacacaaaattgacatttgacaaagttaaaatggatccatattattCATGTGTGCCGTGAAAATGAAAGGGAAGGGGTTATTGtgctttaattatttaattagtgGGAAGCATAATCATAACCTACTAAttataggtttgcatgcctaaactcttgtgaagagcaactagcaaaagcattgggcactcttccccctTCAACCTACCCGGCCACCCTAAGGAAAAATGAGAagtttttccttcttatttttttTATACAATTCATCCATATAAGTTTATTACTTGGTGAAtaacttatctctctagtttttgtttTTGAATACACTAGAAAATTCTCAcataatctctaatattattcctaaattactagaagtagtaatctcataattttaatatttttaaggacacaaatattaattactagtaactaaattaatatttgtattaagagtgtttccttggtacaaatccttaaggagtagatcccattattagatctaggtttttttggacatttggatttttgtttaagaagactaatttggtaggagactaAATTAGAATAAACCattcggccctcattgtaagAATAACCGTTTTTccttcttactttgtatttttgttatgcatgcataagttccttttagtttatgacttaactaataaacacttagttattagaggtgtctaataagagattaatgaatctaacaattggtatcagagcaagagttgttgcatgcataatcggttttgtttttccgagttaatatgttaaacatataaaactaaaaatttgtgatttatgaagataaatgccacaaaaattttgcatgttaaacattctggtcctaaatggattttaggtcattttgatgatttatggtaatttattgctctttaaaataattattagtatttttattacattttattgtataaaatgacacttaaaatgctaaaattagttagactatgattctgaccttgaaatttttacaaaGCCTCACATGAACATTTTAaacattgtatgtaaaatttcgtataaaatggttttatattgcatgttttattattttcacatgataaaaattgattaaatggaggtattttggtaaaaatggttagacttcgtcaatgaccatgaaattttagtatgttatcacatgcaatatttacacactgtatgtaaattttgaaattaaatggttttatttttcatgatttatgatttttagatgtaaaaatcacataaatagtgactattttagcaaaaatagctaaaatgaattttatggcataaaATTTTTCCCCATGTTGTATatgtgatatgaacatcagatctaaagttgcatgtaaaatttcgtttgatttgaatagttattaatttttatgggatataatttgataaatagcaactttaatagtcattaaTATAAAAATTCGACTTTTGGACTTAAAACTTGTCATTTCTAGGTTCTAGAAACTtatttagaatattcaaaattttaattttgatttattacataattttatatttaatttggaattaatgggttaaaattatgttttatacgaattatttgtgaaataaattaaaataatctaagggcaagtttttattaaaattttggaatgttgagaattttccagaatatacaaaattgtgattttgaaattttcgaatttttatgacttagttggaaattatttctttattattatgaataatagatgtttaaagaacaataataaaatatcaagttgaattattgtcaaatatttagtgaagactaaatttttgagtcctaagaaggttaggataattaacttggacatagatttgatttatgtaatattgtgtgattttaataagttaatagtcacaattatccataaaaccggaccgaatatacgatattatcttaaatagggcgatttggcacatcacatggcatgtttcatgcatattttaatgctgcatttttagtgTGAttctcatattttattttatataattttgaattatgtaatttgtacttagtatggccttagtttttaattggtatttcccgaaatgaatgggaatatcgatttggttgtaattattgtgatctcgtatcacttttattttatttcgtttttcattttatattgtataaagtagaaaagctatgtaatttatttatttcggagttccttgaagacggtgcaattcgagaaggtggtccgacaaagacggtgttaccttgaagtgcgtgccaaatgaagttcaagggaccaaaggagttggtttccgaatttgtaaatagtttatttgatttactattttaggaaggtcatactaggattttattgtttatgctttgcatttgttttatatatttgcatgcatagccaaatcgccacaactacacatgcatattattttatcgagtcaccgaccgtgtcaattataattatcatagttcaccgctttagttcacttaaaatgtgatagataataaattgacaagacctctcactaaataataattgagaattagccttaccaaatagtaaaaccatgagtcccaatttcataaggaagtaggctcggctcaccggagtgctaaacttgttacgttgcgtaagtgggtagtaaaatgttattacatcgaaatttggattgagctcaacggaagtattcgtgaccgtagtcgcatgtgttccgggctaaagataaatattaaagtaattttatcgaccgagagttctagaagtagaatcgattaaagagttaatccaccgagttatattgataagggatgaatcggctcaccgtgcccgagttaatatgaatttggatctcaggatcatttataatagttgggtagaggtcactatataaatgcttaaaacttgtttaaaatgtttacaagtattattaaaacaatagatgtttattaattccttcacttcttattttgtaatcgaaattgttttctcaattgcaatggcaactccaatttcatccgcgACCACTAGCTCAAAccctctcaccaatgtttcatggctccgatccttcatagatcgttgtaaattagaaaagaatgggtcaaatttcgccaattgggatgcacaacttcgcttggccgcggagggtgacgacaagcttcgttaccttaccgaagcctctcccgccgcacctaccacaaggtctactcccgccgctaggcaagcctatgagacttaccaaaaggagccggccgcgatcaaaaatgtgttgatcttctctatggaggccaaactccaaagaagtgctataaagattagcaccgcatatgagatctatacgaagcttgtgaccatgttttcacaagctccgaggatcaatcaatatgaagcggcatccgcattctttgatctcaacattaaggagggccaaaaagttagccctcatgtgctcaagttgatggagcatgttgagaccttaaaacTGCAAAAGGTAGAAATTCTcgaggaactcatcattgatcgaattcttcattccttaaataaggttaaggcatatgttcaattcagggtgaattttaatatgcaaaacttaaAAGTTTCCtttgatgaattgcacaaaatgcttgtgcaagccgagagggacatggagctaagtgttagcaccaccaaggatgtgctcaacattaatcataagagcaaagggaatttcaagaaaggtggcaacaagggaaagaagcaaactccctacaagaacaaaggaaaggcttgtgaagctagctcctctaagcccaagaagggtgctcCGTctggggacaaatgccactattgtaatggtgttgggcattggaagaaaaATTGTTCGAAGTACCTTGGCGATATaaaagctggaaaagttattccaatagggcatccaagcaaggacaaggacaaaaagaaaagcaagcctagaagatcttgagggaagctagatgtagctgcccatggtgctagatcgatgaaagcttggctttattttgctttgtctttattttcatgttgtatcttgaaattttagaactattttgatttcctcgttcgacttggaaattgggttgtttccttaaacaatggttgtattttggatattggtgacttggtttgcaacccaagtcacttactttatcgtatcgtttgttctaaaatttgtcatcatacactacttgcatctggaaacataagattatcgacttaaattgatcaaatagacaattataatgattgagtcattatatgtccatgagctatgaattcaattctccttatgtcattgtgactaaagtcacaacttacttatgtaagatcaattatagtTATATTGAGTTATAGAACTCACACTagggaatattttttttttgggaaaaggtAAGTTTTATAAATGCCAAATCACCAATTACACTTACAAGGGATCCTCCCAAGACAACTTACATTCGAGCAATGAGACTATCAGTCCATTTCTTAGCTATACTAGACATTCCTATCTCAGTTTTACATCGAATCCTAGTACAGACTTGTGTCCTAACACTTTGAAACACAATAACAGGTCTGGGAACCACCTGATCAATTCTACAATAATTCCTATAATACCAAATCTGGTACATCAGAGTAGCAACACCAGCAGCAATAATATGTTTCACCAGAAGAGACCGTACTCTCAGATGAATCCACCAGTGAATCACCTCATTCTCATGTATTATCACTTGCAGCCACTGAGCCAATAGATTCAAACACCTTTTGCTGAACAAACAGTTGAAGAACAAGTGATCAATATTTTCCTCTTCAGACCCACATAAGAAACAACAGTTTGCCTGAATAATATGCATTTTAAGTAGCCTATCCTGAGTGAGTAACCTGTTTTGAGCAACTAACCAGATGAAGAAGGTGTGCTTAGGTTGCAGCATCCTGTTACTCATCCATGGGTGCCACACCACCTTCATCCCCTCTTCATCCAACCAGCGATACCCAATTTTACTCGTGTACTGTTGCCCAGTAGCCTTCCAAGAAGCTTCAAAGAGGAACTGTTTGAGTATTTCCTTCACCCAGCAAATCTTCCTCCAAGCCCAGCTGGAGGAGGGTGAGGGATTATAATTGTGCCAATTCTGATGTTTCAAATATATAGCATGAACCCATCGAACCCATAGGTGATCAGCTTTTGCTTCTATCCACCATACATATTTTCCAATAGAGGCAATGTTCCATTTATGCAGATTTTTAAAGCCAAGACCACCCTGCTTCACTGGCTTGCAGATTCTATCCCACGACACCAAAGCAGGTCTCTCTTTAGCCTCATTCCCATGCCACAAGAAAGTTCTACACATAGCATCAATCTTATTCAGAACTGTTTTAGGCAAATTGAAAATACGCGCCCAATAAGTGTGCAATGAGTGAAACACAGCTTTAATCAAGGTAGCTCTTCCTGCATAAGACAGTTTCTTACTCCCAACATTCCTTAATCTCTCAGTCACCCTATCAACTAACAGTTGACAGTCAAGGATCCCCAATCTCTTAGGTTGTATATTAACTCCCAACTATCTAAAAGGAATCTTACCCCTCTTCATGCCCGTGGCCTCCTCAATACTATTCATCAAACTCTCAGGCACCCCATTACTAAACAAGTTTGATTTGCCCTCATTCATCCTCAGGCCAGAAGCTTTAGATAAAGTTTCAAAAGCCCTCAGCCACACTAGGGAATATTACCAACCTTATTTTTACACCTATCAAGTTTAAATCATCTAGTCTATATTATTTTTCCAAAATTGTCTCAAACAAATCACTATAAAGTTGATATGTGATATGTTTTCCTCCTTCACCATCATTGTTTGTGGCTCAATAGCTATCTTTGGAGGAAAAGTGATTTTctcctaaagatagagtgggagtgaatctagccacaaaccttgactagatgggatctacgtgaagagaccaaaagaagatgttcttgaggaaactacgtgaggagaccaaaagaagatgttcttgaggaaactatgtgaggagaccaaaagaagatgttcttgagggaactacgtgaggagaccaaataAAGATGTTCTTGGAATGTAAGATTTTGATCTATGAAGGGATATaactagagattttaaaattcgaccttttacttaagagccttatgaaaccaAAATGGTATCTATGAAAGTAAATGGagttatttgggattgttgagaccaatccaaagttaattgattaagagttgcatagagagacatgtcgatgtctacgaaagctaagttaattgttagctATGCTAAAGATTCAAATACATTGCtatacctcattatgaaaatgaataagTTAGATATTAAAACCTCTTttcaaatgggtattttgaaagggatatgtgaatgacatatatggttttatctaaaTACTTAGTAAAGCAATGATTAATTCATGAAGTGTTTCGAACGGGCTGTCaaaaacgaaacatgtggaattgagtgggagttggtGACAGTCACGcttagacatgaagtttagtgggagcaatcatccttcttgaattgcataacatatcactcattgggaatgacgagcatatattttcttttataaagaagtatttaggttttcaattctggatgatattggacatcatgtgaatctattaaaacatgggatgctggattggcacttagataggtatcttatgttgataatgatccttcatcttaaagaaatcaaccagttaagtaggttattcatgtcgatgaatatagaattaccatgatagagtcatggttatttactgaacctaagaactgttgcctacatgaattcgataaccaatgtttccgccattggtatAATCATGTAATGGCATTATGCATatgtcctagatgaattaaatgcttagagcatgataagtcgataacaagttaacccatatgagagtcattggtaagcctaaaggaaccgtcatgaattctcaaggaaaACTAATGATCTGTTCTAGAGTTTGGAAGTATAACGAgttatgtgttaagaggttacacaaaccCAAGTTTCCAAGCTCATTTGGATTTGTAATCCTAGGCAGattattgacataaggagtaagagactagaaaagtgtatttTATAGTCAACCATTGCAAGATTCTATGAGATAAACCTAAGTACATTGTGATTGGGTGGTGTACTTTAAAACTACAAGTAGTGTTGTCCACCGAAACCCaaatcacaagttatatgataacagtaagAGCTTCTTTTAAGCTGAAGAACCTATGTcaagtatgaagtctagacatgtgcttagtaaaattcatgctataagggataacatgaaattgaaggaaattgcaattaacaaagtttgaacacttggacacatggtatgttcacaagctaaaccTTTATTGCGTTAGATAAGTGagtacacttatgattataagacatagagAAGTAACATTGTATTGACTACTcgtgtgtgataatcacatttattgtttgagttatcattaactcatcttgtactttgttacatccgaatgggttgttgagacaatattgaaccccattaaagtgaactggattaacatagtattcgcccctagttacttacatgaggtgacatctcgaagtaactagagtgtgatgcgattgatggcaagttcaagtgccatagagtcatgagagatgactagtcgatcacatagacagactgtgagggacactctatcgggataatgaccgcttatagagttctggaaatttttatagcctggtcgtgggaagagctactatggtattcttatgagtcgattctttgactaatgactgttcgcctaagatggcacagtttcagagtgactttgatttatgttatgcgaccttcgtaattggggtcttatgggcatgttttgggtcatgatgagctttggctattcgaagggaagagtgcaataggaattgtccatccccgtcagggttatcttatatctcaaggccactcgaggagtaatgaactggaaatgcgtggccacgctcggaaggtatctatggtagataattccggtgagacagttattctccagatcgaggaaaccactcatgatatgatcaaatgcaagtacgacctgcaatacaccttgcattgagtgggagatagtaatagaacaagagaattggtgacgcacacttgtcgcggacaagtgggagattgttggagtatgtgtcctcgacaataatgcgatcacatgtttaaatctcatattaagaatactaaagggaatgtaatattttattgtaaactaatccacattaatcggtaatgattggctgactagagtttgacattactgtcgtatgatggtggtgatcagttgatcccttaaggtcatacatttagggaaacattcttaattgattaattaattaattgtatgacgatacaagttaattaattccttaaaattgaacaaatgattttgtaagtgataatacgtatcttattgtaattcgattaaataagattcgtactaagtaattaaattattttattacttaaggtttatttattgtttatgaaacaattaaaataaagaaTGAATTGTATATTATatatacaagtagttgtgatatataattctatgacccattttaagtaattgtaattgtgaattactagttaatttttgtatgtgatttattttgttaatataatgatttttaatttgttaaaaattcattatttaattaacatgtctagtaacatgtccaatatgtcacattacacaaaattgacatttgacaaagttaaaatggatccatattatcAATGTGTGCTGTGAAAATGAAAGGGAAGGGGTTATTGTgcttttattatttaattagtggaaagcataatcataacctactaatgataggtttgcatgcctaaactcttgtgaagagcaactaggaaaagcattgggcactcttccccctTCAACCTACCCGGCCACCCTAAGGAAAAATGAGAagtttttccttcttatttttttTATACAATTCATCCATATAAGTTTATTACTTGGTGAAtaacttatctctctagtttttgttcTTGAATACACTAGAAAATTCTCAcataatctctaatattattcctaaattactagaagtagtaatctcataatattagtatttttaaggacacaaatattaattactagtaactaaattaatatttgtattaagagtatttccttggtacaaatccttaagaAGTAGATCCCATTATTGGATCTAGGGTTTTTGGGACATTTGGATTTTtgtttaagaagactaatttggtaggagactaAATTAGAATAAACCattcggccctcattgtaagaataaccatttttccttcttacttggtatttttgttatgcatgcataagttccttttagtttatgacttaaCTAATAAACACTTAGTAATTAGaggtgtctaataagagattaatgaatctaacagcTACGCCCCTTTAAGAGGACGCATAATGATGTAGATCGAGTCGTGTTCACTCAATTAAACACGTTTAAAAATCCAACaaacaactagcaagcggtaagTCGGAGTCGATCCACAAgacggtgtgttttgggttctTAGTCTAGCTATCTTGATTCATTGTCACCATTTTATGGGGTTTTGGATTTAACTCAAGTAAACAATGCAGACAAacgagatgtaaacaattaaagggaaacactagggtgtcatgagttcatagAGGTAATTAAATGGTAAATCTAAAGGCATGAGTTTAGTATTTGGTCATGGTCATGGTAGAGTAGGG from Silene latifolia isolate original U9 population chromosome 3, ASM4854445v1, whole genome shotgun sequence harbors:
- the LOC141649172 gene encoding uncharacterized protein LOC141649172, producing the protein MNEGKSNLFSNGVPESLMNSIEEATGMKRGRATLIKAVFHSLHTYWARIFNLPKTVLNKIDAMCRTFLWHGNEAKERPALVSWDRICKPVKQGGLGFKNLHKWNIASIGKYVWWIEAKADHLWVRWVHAIYLKHQNWHNYNPSPSSSWAWRKICWVKEILKQFLFEASWKATGQQYTSKIGYRWLDEEGMKVVWHPWMSNRMLQPKHTFFIWLVAQNRLLTQDRLLKMHIIQANCCFLCGSEEENIDHLFFNCLFSKRCLNLLAQWLQVIIHENEVIHWWIHLRVRSLLVKHIIAAGVATLMYQIWYYRNYCRIDQVVPRPVIVFQSVRTQVCTRIRCKTEIGMSSIAKKWTDSLIARM